The following proteins come from a genomic window of Solwaraspora sp. WMMA2065:
- a CDS encoding O-antigen ligase family protein, translated as MVDRMSRLTVLVGAAALLGVTTILAVRNPLVASAAVALLVMLICASQMDGWRWLLALTMALLIGASSDVETLADASFYPRYVAVGGLVVWALCQRRPAAAAPTSPATGVLIGSLWVLAGLATLSAVWSIAPFESFQRGLALLLLAGLVHGLARRRWPDRAVMMADLRVVYLVLAVSVVVSIGYGAANGTLAPALSGSSRFQGLFSNPNMLGMVCALAVPLGWAVYRETGRRAELLGILPVAGALVLSQSRTGLGAVLVGVLWVMLRHGIGTLTRVAVGATAALLAGYLSGLLPSVFAASWMQQFVSRFTQSDLSNGRIRLWHMTVDLWWENHPALGYGYASRDHLYELANYDELRGFNVGLVHNSYLQMMLELGLVAAVPLLLTVLAAGWAAVRAPVNGANSGLVWLIVTGLLIQVTESAMFGTGQTYPYVFWLAVVAVLLHLPARRRAGHHRAAADVPPPSPRPDASPQPAASPQPAPSAEPGRSPNRGRTPVLR; from the coding sequence GTGGTAGACCGAATGAGCCGGCTGACCGTGCTGGTCGGCGCGGCGGCCCTGCTGGGGGTCACGACCATTCTTGCGGTACGGAATCCGCTGGTCGCCTCGGCCGCCGTCGCGCTGCTCGTCATGCTCATCTGCGCATCCCAGATGGACGGCTGGCGATGGCTCCTGGCGCTGACGATGGCGCTGCTGATCGGCGCGTCGTCCGATGTCGAGACGCTGGCCGACGCCAGCTTCTATCCACGGTACGTGGCCGTCGGCGGCCTGGTCGTCTGGGCGCTGTGCCAGCGCCGACCCGCCGCTGCCGCGCCGACGAGTCCGGCTACCGGTGTCCTGATCGGGTCGCTCTGGGTACTCGCCGGTCTCGCCACGCTCAGCGCGGTCTGGTCGATCGCTCCGTTCGAGTCCTTCCAACGTGGTCTGGCCCTGCTGCTGCTGGCCGGGCTGGTCCACGGGTTGGCTCGGCGGCGGTGGCCGGACCGGGCGGTCATGATGGCCGACCTGCGGGTGGTCTACCTGGTGCTGGCCGTATCCGTCGTGGTCAGCATCGGCTACGGAGCGGCCAACGGCACGTTGGCCCCCGCGTTGTCCGGCAGTTCCCGGTTCCAAGGGCTGTTCAGCAACCCCAACATGCTCGGCATGGTCTGTGCGTTGGCCGTGCCGCTCGGCTGGGCGGTCTACCGGGAGACCGGGCGACGTGCCGAACTGCTCGGCATCCTGCCGGTGGCTGGCGCCCTCGTGTTGTCCCAGTCCCGCACCGGACTGGGCGCCGTGCTCGTCGGGGTGCTCTGGGTGATGCTACGACATGGGATCGGTACCCTGACCCGGGTCGCCGTCGGCGCGACCGCGGCCCTGCTGGCCGGGTACCTGTCCGGCCTGTTGCCGTCCGTCTTCGCCGCGTCCTGGATGCAGCAGTTCGTCAGCCGGTTCACTCAGAGCGACCTGTCCAACGGCCGGATCCGGCTGTGGCACATGACGGTCGACCTGTGGTGGGAGAACCATCCGGCGCTCGGTTACGGGTACGCGTCCCGCGACCACCTCTACGAACTGGCCAACTACGACGAACTGCGCGGCTTCAACGTCGGGCTGGTGCACAACAGCTACCTGCAGATGATGCTGGAGCTCGGGCTGGTGGCCGCGGTGCCGCTGCTGCTCACCGTGCTCGCCGCCGGATGGGCCGCTGTCCGGGCTCCGGTGAACGGGGCGAACTCGGGTCTGGTCTGGCTCATCGTCACCGGCCTGCTGATCCAGGTCACCGAGTCGGCGATGTTCGGTACCGGGCAGACGTACCCGTACGTGTTCTGGCTCGCTGTGGTCGCCGTCCTGCTGCACCTGCCCGCCCGACGACGGGCCGGACACCACCGGGCGGCGGCGGACGTCCCACCGCCGTCGCCCCGACCGGACGCGTCGCCACAGCCAGCTGCCTCGCCGCAGCCAGCACCGTCGGCCGAGCCGGGCAGGTCGCCCAACCGGGGGCGGACCCCGGTCCTGCGGTAG
- a CDS encoding polysaccharide biosynthesis protein, which translates to MVSSLSDRRFLITGGTGSFGQTMVSRLLDAGAQEVRVFSRDESKQDAMRHRLADERVRYYVGDIRDYDSVLKAVRGMDFVFHAAALKQVPSCEFFPLEAVRTNVLGSAHLVDACERVGVEALVLLSTDKAVYPVNAMGMTKALMEKVAQAHARDNLTARTRVCCVRYGNVMYSRGSVIPLFIDQIRQGSLPTVTEPSMTRFLMSLAQSVDLVEHAFHHGRQGDVFIRKADACTIGDLATALCNLFGVPAKFDVLGIRHGEKMYETLASREELSHAEDLGEFLRVPVDSRDLNYALYVDEGDVDSGGLTDFNSHNARRLTVPQVESLLLTLPEVRAHLDAAASPVDASLVGAA; encoded by the coding sequence GTGGTTTCCTCGCTATCGGACCGGCGCTTCTTGATCACCGGTGGCACTGGGTCCTTCGGCCAGACGATGGTTTCCCGGTTGCTGGACGCCGGCGCCCAGGAGGTCCGGGTATTCAGCCGCGACGAGTCCAAGCAGGACGCCATGCGGCACCGACTCGCCGACGAGCGCGTCCGCTACTACGTCGGCGACATCCGGGACTACGACAGTGTGCTCAAAGCCGTACGGGGCATGGATTTCGTCTTCCACGCCGCCGCGCTCAAGCAGGTGCCGTCGTGCGAGTTCTTCCCACTCGAAGCGGTCCGGACCAACGTCCTCGGCAGCGCCCACCTGGTGGACGCGTGTGAACGGGTCGGGGTCGAGGCGCTGGTGCTGTTGAGCACCGACAAAGCCGTCTATCCGGTCAACGCGATGGGCATGACCAAGGCGTTGATGGAGAAGGTGGCACAGGCACACGCCCGGGACAACCTGACAGCCCGGACCCGGGTCTGCTGCGTGCGGTACGGCAACGTCATGTACTCGCGCGGCTCGGTCATCCCGCTGTTCATCGACCAGATCCGCCAGGGCAGCCTGCCGACCGTCACCGAGCCGTCGATGACCCGGTTCCTGATGTCCCTCGCCCAGTCGGTCGACCTGGTGGAACATGCGTTCCACCACGGCCGGCAGGGCGACGTCTTCATCCGTAAGGCCGACGCCTGCACCATCGGCGACCTTGCCACCGCGTTGTGCAACCTGTTCGGCGTACCGGCCAAGTTCGACGTGCTCGGCATCCGGCACGGCGAGAAGATGTACGAGACGTTGGCCAGCCGCGAGGAGTTGTCCCACGCCGAAGACCTGGGTGAGTTCCTCCGGGTCCCGGTGGACAGCCGCGATCTCAACTACGCCCTCTACGTCGACGAGGGCGACGTCGACAGCGGCGGGCTCACCGACTTCAATTCGCACAATGCCCGGCGGCTGACCGTGCCGCAGGTCGAGTCGCTGCTGCTCACCCTGCCGGAGGTGCGGGCACACCTCGATGCCGCCGCGAGCCCGGTCGACGCGAGCCTGGTCGGCGCGGCATGA
- a CDS encoding glycosyltransferase family 4 protein → MLIGLLTQWFDPEPGPAALPGRLAHALARRGHEVRVVTGFPNYPTGRLAPGYRMARRLDETDGDVRIRRVALYPSHDRSAARRLVNYGSFAGSALVSGADALRGLDALWVGNSPISVAIPMWYARYVHRVPVLLHVLDIWPDSAVASGFLGNGPLSQGLARGMTRWCAAMYRSADRVAYVSPGAGGLLAGRGVPQEKLIHIPMWADEAVPVRRPDLRAELGIRPDQVVLSYAGALGEAQGLDPLIDACVRIDDPRLVCLIAGSGTTEDRLRVRAARAGATNVRFLGRLPRDRMPALMAAADVHYVSLRPGGMSAYTMPSKVQAILAAGRALLVAAEGDAATVALDSGAGFVARAGDPESIGTALREVCDLGREKLELLGQAGRSYYDKVFSVAVGAERVEQALRVTVEGCRPRRGGAR, encoded by the coding sequence ATGCTGATCGGTCTGCTCACCCAGTGGTTCGATCCCGAGCCCGGGCCGGCCGCGTTGCCTGGCCGGCTCGCTCACGCTCTCGCTCGACGGGGGCACGAGGTGCGGGTGGTCACCGGATTCCCGAACTATCCGACCGGCCGGCTCGCTCCCGGCTACCGGATGGCGCGCCGGCTCGATGAGACGGACGGCGACGTGCGGATCCGCCGGGTGGCGCTCTACCCCAGCCATGACCGGTCCGCCGCACGGCGACTGGTCAACTACGGCTCGTTCGCCGGTTCGGCGCTGGTCTCCGGCGCCGACGCGCTGCGCGGTCTCGACGCACTCTGGGTCGGCAACTCGCCGATCTCGGTGGCAATTCCGATGTGGTATGCCCGGTACGTCCACCGGGTACCGGTCCTGCTGCATGTCCTGGACATCTGGCCGGACAGTGCGGTGGCGAGCGGATTCCTCGGCAACGGTCCCCTGTCACAGGGTCTCGCGCGGGGGATGACCCGTTGGTGCGCGGCGATGTACCGCAGCGCGGATCGGGTGGCCTACGTCTCGCCCGGTGCGGGTGGGCTGCTCGCCGGGCGAGGCGTACCGCAGGAGAAGCTGATCCACATTCCGATGTGGGCCGACGAGGCGGTGCCGGTCCGCCGCCCCGATCTGCGCGCCGAGCTCGGGATCCGTCCCGATCAGGTGGTGCTGTCGTACGCCGGCGCGCTCGGTGAGGCACAGGGCCTCGACCCGTTGATCGACGCGTGCGTCCGGATCGACGATCCGAGGCTGGTCTGTCTCATCGCCGGGTCGGGCACTACCGAGGACCGGCTGCGTGTCCGCGCGGCGCGGGCAGGTGCCACCAACGTCCGGTTTCTCGGCCGACTGCCCCGCGACCGGATGCCCGCACTGATGGCCGCGGCCGACGTGCACTACGTGAGCCTGCGCCCCGGTGGGATGTCGGCGTACACGATGCCGAGCAAGGTGCAGGCGATCCTTGCGGCAGGTCGGGCGCTGCTCGTCGCGGCCGAGGGCGACGCCGCGACGGTCGCCTTGGACAGCGGCGCGGGCTTCGTCGCCCGGGCGGGCGACCCGGAATCGATCGGAACCGCGCTGCGCGAAGTGTGCGACCTGGGCCGCGAGAAGCTCGAGCTGCTCGGGCAGGCTGGCCGGTCCTATTACGACAAGGTGTTCTCGGTCGCGGTCGGTGCCGAGCGGGTCGAGCAGGCGCTGCGAGTGACGGTGGAAGGCTGTCGGCCGCGCCGAGGAGGAGCCCGATGA
- a CDS encoding DUF2690 domain-containing protein: MTDENGHAGARGSAAGPIGAFVADLEQLRRDAGQPSLRKMAERAHYSHTALSSVLSGTRLPSLELTLAFVRACDGDEDTWRQRWGQVDALVNGAAQPADRTAVREPHVSRRALAATGGIAAVVAAVILVPTSVLDRLGGAAQEPVATSAAVSPAADGADPQQEQCHLDAVSTHTVQVPDRDPAQPPYGSLTLRYSQRCQAAWPLFVSTERVPTGVTIRLSISRPSDGAVSRFDYPYLVPSQVYSVYGNVLRTTEGCVEVAVEISSADDRSALATAATPCARPDPVGTPTALQIRDLRVPVAAPPVAAQPDGG; the protein is encoded by the coding sequence ATGACGGATGAAAATGGACACGCCGGCGCTCGTGGTTCCGCCGCCGGCCCGATCGGTGCCTTCGTCGCCGATCTCGAACAGCTTCGACGCGACGCCGGGCAGCCCTCGTTGCGCAAGATGGCGGAGCGGGCCCACTACTCGCACACCGCGCTGTCCAGCGTGCTGTCCGGAACCCGGCTGCCCTCTCTGGAGCTGACCTTGGCGTTCGTCCGTGCCTGTGACGGCGACGAGGACACCTGGCGGCAGCGGTGGGGCCAGGTCGACGCACTCGTCAACGGTGCCGCGCAACCGGCCGACCGGACCGCCGTACGGGAGCCGCACGTCTCCCGCCGGGCGCTGGCGGCGACCGGGGGGATCGCGGCTGTCGTCGCCGCGGTTATCCTGGTGCCGACGTCGGTACTCGACCGGCTCGGCGGCGCGGCGCAGGAACCCGTGGCTACCTCGGCCGCCGTGTCACCGGCGGCGGACGGCGCGGATCCGCAGCAGGAACAGTGCCACCTCGACGCGGTGAGCACCCACACCGTGCAGGTTCCCGACCGGGATCCGGCCCAGCCGCCCTACGGCAGCCTCACCCTGCGCTACTCCCAGCGATGCCAGGCGGCCTGGCCACTCTTCGTCTCCACCGAGCGGGTGCCGACCGGGGTCACCATCCGGCTGTCCATCAGCCGCCCGTCCGACGGGGCCGTCAGTCGGTTCGACTATCCCTACCTGGTGCCGAGCCAGGTGTACAGCGTGTACGGCAACGTCCTGCGGACCACCGAGGGGTGCGTCGAGGTGGCCGTCGAGATCAGCAGCGCGGACGACCGATCCGCGTTGGCCACCGCGGCGACCCCGTGTGCCCGTCCCGACCCGGTCGGCACACCAACCGCGCTGCAGATTCGCGACCTGCGTGTTCCGGTGGCG
- a CDS encoding peptide chain release factor 3: MPGVVEVIQQVTTEAARRRTFAVISHPDAGKSTITEALALHARAINSAGAVHGKGDRRGVVSDWMALEQQRGISITSAALQFTYRDTVVNLLDTPGHADFSEDTYRVLTAVDCAVMLLDAAKGLEPQTLKLFEVCRHRRVPVITFINKWDRPGLEPLELLDEIEQRIGLRCTPLTWPVGVAGQFHGVADRRSGGMVAFTRTPGGATAVIEEPLTAAEAARRYGADWTQAIEELDLLAATGAEHEQAGFVAATTTPVLFGAAVTNAGVRQLLDVLVDTAPAPTARPDTTGTLRELDAPFAGFVFKTQANMNPAHRDQVAFVRVCSGRFERGMVVTHAGTGRPFATKYAQQVFGRDRDTIDEAYPGDVVGLVNATALSIGDSLYAPGPAVTFPPLPSFAPEHFVAVRATDASKFKRFRRGVEQLDGEGVVQVLRSDRRGEQSPVLAAVGPMQFEVATHRLATEFGVPTAVDHLPYTLARRTDAASVAGLNAAPGVEVMTRVRDGELLALFPDKWRLSTVRNRDPDLVLEPLLADAEG, from the coding sequence GTGCCAGGAGTAGTGGAAGTCATACAACAAGTCACCACGGAGGCGGCACGACGGCGTACCTTCGCGGTGATCTCCCACCCGGACGCCGGCAAGTCCACCATCACCGAGGCCCTCGCGTTGCACGCTCGGGCGATCAACTCCGCCGGTGCCGTGCACGGCAAGGGCGACCGCCGTGGCGTGGTCTCCGACTGGATGGCCCTGGAGCAGCAGCGCGGCATCTCGATCACCTCGGCGGCACTGCAGTTCACCTACCGCGACACGGTGGTGAACCTGCTCGACACGCCAGGGCACGCGGACTTCTCCGAGGACACCTACCGGGTGCTGACCGCCGTCGACTGCGCGGTGATGCTGCTCGACGCCGCCAAGGGACTGGAACCGCAGACGCTGAAGCTGTTCGAGGTGTGTCGCCACCGCCGGGTGCCGGTGATCACCTTCATCAACAAGTGGGACCGCCCTGGGCTGGAGCCGCTCGAACTGCTCGACGAGATCGAGCAACGGATCGGGCTGCGGTGCACCCCACTGACCTGGCCGGTCGGTGTCGCGGGGCAGTTCCACGGGGTGGCCGACCGGCGCAGCGGCGGCATGGTCGCGTTCACCCGTACCCCTGGCGGAGCCACCGCCGTCATCGAGGAACCACTCACCGCCGCCGAGGCCGCCCGACGCTACGGCGCCGACTGGACTCAGGCGATCGAGGAGCTGGACCTGCTCGCCGCCACCGGCGCCGAGCACGAACAGGCCGGCTTCGTCGCTGCGACCACCACACCCGTGCTGTTCGGCGCCGCAGTCACCAACGCTGGCGTACGCCAGCTCCTCGACGTGCTGGTGGACACCGCCCCCGCGCCGACGGCCCGACCGGACACCACCGGCACCCTCCGCGAGCTGGACGCTCCGTTCGCCGGATTCGTCTTCAAGACCCAGGCGAACATGAACCCGGCCCACCGCGACCAGGTGGCGTTCGTCCGGGTCTGCTCCGGCCGGTTCGAACGCGGCATGGTCGTCACCCATGCCGGCACCGGCCGCCCGTTCGCCACCAAGTACGCCCAGCAGGTCTTCGGCCGCGACCGGGACACCATCGACGAGGCGTACCCGGGCGACGTGGTCGGCCTGGTCAACGCCACCGCGCTGAGCATCGGCGACAGCCTCTACGCGCCCGGGCCGGCGGTGACGTTCCCGCCACTGCCGTCGTTCGCCCCCGAACACTTCGTCGCCGTCCGAGCCACCGACGCGTCGAAGTTCAAACGGTTCCGCCGCGGCGTCGAACAACTCGACGGCGAAGGCGTGGTCCAGGTACTGCGATCGGACCGCCGGGGCGAGCAGTCCCCGGTGCTCGCCGCCGTCGGGCCGATGCAGTTCGAGGTCGCCACCCACCGGCTGGCGACCGAGTTCGGGGTACCGACCGCGGTCGACCATCTGCCGTACACCCTGGCCCGGCGCACCGACGCGGCGAGTGTGGCCGGGTTGAACGCGGCACCCGGGGTCGAGGTGATGACCCGGGTGCGCGACGGTGAACTGCTCGCCCTGTTCCCCGACAAGTGGCGACTGTCCACCGTGCGCAATCGCGACCCCGACCTGGTGCTGGAACCGTTGCTCGCCGATGCCGAGGGCTGA
- a CDS encoding transglycosylase SLT domain-containing protein, translated as MLALAVPGTASAAPASGAVDGAVPASVGEPAATPAPDTVNVNAVGIDLCAQVGYAAGFRGSPLVTAVAVAMAESSCNPSAVGSNGPTAGCPNGSLDRGLWQINNCYHPTVTDTCAYDAQCNANAAYNISSGGSNWQPWSTYNSGVYANHLSAAQAAVNRLGGGGTPGGVTGTILASPWLNVRAGPSTTSAVVGYTYYGSTVTISCYTFGEYVGGGYWPSSTWDRITDPATGVTGFAADTWINTTHDVKSMVPSC; from the coding sequence GTGCTCGCTCTCGCGGTGCCCGGCACGGCCAGCGCCGCACCGGCCAGCGGTGCCGTCGACGGAGCCGTCCCGGCCAGCGTCGGCGAGCCGGCCGCCACGCCGGCACCGGACACCGTCAACGTCAACGCCGTCGGTATCGACCTGTGCGCCCAGGTGGGGTACGCCGCCGGGTTCCGGGGCAGCCCACTGGTCACTGCGGTCGCGGTGGCCATGGCGGAGTCCTCGTGCAACCCGTCGGCGGTCGGCAGCAACGGCCCCACCGCCGGATGTCCCAATGGATCACTGGACCGCGGACTCTGGCAGATCAACAACTGTTACCACCCCACCGTGACCGACACCTGCGCCTACGACGCCCAGTGCAACGCGAACGCCGCGTACAACATCTCCAGCGGCGGCAGCAACTGGCAGCCGTGGTCGACCTACAACAGCGGCGTGTACGCCAACCACCTGTCCGCCGCGCAGGCGGCGGTGAACCGGCTCGGTGGCGGCGGGACGCCGGGCGGCGTGACCGGGACGATCCTGGCCAGCCCGTGGCTCAACGTCCGGGCCGGTCCCAGCACCACGTCCGCCGTCGTCGGATACACCTACTACGGCAGTACGGTGACCATCTCCTGCTACACCTTCGGTGAGTACGTCGGCGGCGGATACTGGCCGTCATCGACGTGGGACCGGATCACCGATCCGGCCACCGGTGTCACCGGATTCGCCGCAGACACCTGGATCAACACGACCCACGACGTCAAGAGCATGGTCCCGTCCTGCTGA
- a CDS encoding SulP family inorganic anion transporter, with protein sequence MSSFSPAVLRPRLSRPSWLSPKVFRTEVLAGLVVALALIPEAISFSILAGVDPRVGLFASFTMAVTIAVCGGRPAMISAATGAIALIVAPLARDHGLGYLLAAVILGGVLQVLLAVLGVARLMRFVPRSVMVGFVNALAILIFAAQVPYLIGVPWLVYPMVVVALVIIVGLPRLTKAVPAPLVAIVVLTVVTVVAGFAVPTVGDQGSLPDSLPVLGVPQIPYTWATLQVIAPYAVGIALVGLMESLMTAKLVDDITDTHSNKTRESWGQGVANIVTGFFGGMGGCAMIGQTMINVKVAGARTRLSTFLSGVFLLILVVSLGDVVARIPMAALVAVMIIVAVSTFDWHSVAPATVKRMPWGELAVMVSTVAAVLITHNLAIGVIIGVLAAMVIFARRVAHMVEVTSVLDPDGSTRIYSVHGELFFASSNDLVYQFDYAGDPDRVIIDMTHAHIWDASSVAALDAITTKYASRGKSVEIIELNQPSARIHGTLAGQLKVGH encoded by the coding sequence ATGTCGTCGTTCTCGCCTGCGGTGTTGCGGCCGCGTCTGTCCCGCCCGTCGTGGTTGTCCCCGAAGGTGTTCCGTACCGAGGTCCTCGCCGGCCTGGTGGTCGCGCTCGCGTTGATCCCGGAGGCGATCTCGTTCTCCATCCTCGCCGGGGTCGACCCACGGGTCGGGCTGTTCGCGTCGTTCACCATGGCGGTGACCATCGCGGTCTGCGGTGGCCGGCCGGCGATGATCTCCGCAGCGACCGGCGCGATCGCGTTGATCGTCGCCCCGTTGGCCCGCGACCACGGGCTCGGCTATCTGCTGGCGGCGGTGATCCTCGGCGGGGTGCTGCAGGTGCTGCTCGCCGTGCTCGGCGTCGCCCGACTGATGCGGTTCGTCCCGCGCAGTGTGATGGTCGGCTTCGTCAACGCCCTCGCGATCCTGATCTTCGCCGCGCAGGTGCCCTACCTGATCGGGGTGCCGTGGCTGGTCTATCCGATGGTCGTCGTCGCGCTGGTGATCATTGTCGGGCTGCCCCGGCTGACGAAGGCGGTGCCGGCACCGCTGGTCGCGATCGTCGTGCTGACCGTCGTCACGGTCGTCGCCGGCTTCGCCGTGCCGACCGTCGGTGACCAGGGATCCCTGCCGGACAGCCTGCCCGTGCTCGGTGTGCCGCAGATCCCGTACACCTGGGCGACCCTGCAGGTGATCGCACCGTACGCGGTCGGGATCGCGCTGGTCGGGTTGATGGAGTCGTTGATGACCGCCAAGCTGGTCGACGACATCACCGACACCCACTCGAACAAGACCCGCGAGTCGTGGGGTCAGGGCGTGGCGAACATCGTCACCGGCTTCTTCGGCGGCATGGGCGGCTGCGCGATGATCGGCCAGACGATGATCAACGTCAAGGTGGCCGGTGCCCGTACCCGGCTGTCGACCTTCCTGTCCGGGGTGTTCCTGCTGATCCTGGTCGTCTCCCTGGGCGACGTCGTCGCCCGGATCCCGATGGCCGCCCTGGTCGCCGTGATGATCATCGTCGCGGTGTCGACGTTCGACTGGCACAGCGTCGCCCCCGCCACCGTGAAGCGGATGCCGTGGGGGGAACTCGCAGTGATGGTTTCCACCGTCGCCGCGGTGCTGATCACCCACAACCTGGCCATCGGCGTGATCATCGGTGTCCTGGCCGCCATGGTGATCTTCGCCCGCCGGGTCGCACACATGGTGGAGGTCACCAGCGTGCTCGACCCCGACGGCAGCACCCGGATCTACTCGGTGCACGGCGAACTGTTCTTCGCCTCCAGCAACGACCTCGTCTACCAGTTCGACTACGCCGGCGACCCGGACCGGGTGATCATCGACATGACGCATGCGCACATCTGGGACGCCTCGTCGGTGGCCGCGCTCGACGCCATCACCACCAAGTACGCCAGCCGCGGCAAGAGCGTCGAGATCATCGAGCTGAACCAGCCCAGCGCCCGGATCCACGGCACCCTCGCCGGGCAGCTCAAGGTCGGGCACTAG
- a CDS encoding SDR family oxidoreductase, which produces MSALADAGGHLDRVPRRRTDRPGPARQRVLVAGATGMLGHTLLRELSADPTLDVHGTARDLADRAPHFPAPLVGRIASDIDASRFDQVRRIVDELRPDVVVNCVGVIKQRPDVQDATHTVTLNALFPHMLAQTCGQIGSRLVHVSTDCVFSGRQGGYVEEDLPDPPDLYGRSKLLGEVTGEGTLTLRTSIIGHELTSNRSLVDWFLSRPGGVKGWTRAIYTGVTTVEFARLLRTVVLPRTDLTGLYHLAAEPISKYDLLRLIAEVYRWPGDIVPDDGFACDRSMRADRLADVTGYRPPSWPEMVRSLYAARARWAGAPAEVDRRHLVV; this is translated from the coding sequence ATGAGCGCCCTCGCCGACGCTGGCGGGCACCTGGATCGGGTGCCGCGGCGGCGGACCGACCGACCGGGTCCCGCTCGACAGCGGGTCCTCGTCGCCGGAGCCACCGGGATGCTCGGTCACACCCTGTTGCGGGAACTCAGCGCCGACCCGACGCTCGACGTTCACGGCACCGCCCGCGACCTGGCCGACCGCGCACCCCACTTCCCCGCGCCACTGGTCGGGCGGATCGCCAGCGACATCGACGCCTCCCGGTTCGACCAGGTCCGCCGGATCGTCGACGAGCTCCGGCCGGACGTGGTCGTCAACTGTGTCGGGGTGATCAAGCAACGCCCCGACGTGCAGGACGCCACGCACACCGTCACCCTGAACGCTCTCTTCCCGCATATGTTGGCGCAGACCTGCGGCCAGATCGGCAGCCGGCTGGTCCACGTCAGCACCGACTGTGTCTTCTCCGGACGCCAGGGCGGCTACGTCGAGGAGGACCTGCCCGACCCACCGGACCTCTACGGACGGTCCAAGCTGCTGGGCGAGGTCACCGGCGAAGGAACGCTCACACTGCGTACCTCGATCATCGGTCACGAGCTGACCAGCAACCGGTCGTTGGTGGACTGGTTTCTGTCTCGCCCCGGTGGCGTCAAGGGCTGGACCAGGGCGATCTACACCGGCGTGACGACCGTCGAGTTCGCCCGGCTGCTGCGGACCGTGGTGCTGCCCCGGACCGATCTCACCGGGTTGTACCACCTGGCCGCCGAGCCGATCTCAAAGTACGACCTGCTCCGGTTGATCGCCGAGGTGTACCGGTGGCCAGGTGACATCGTGCCGGACGACGGGTTCGCCTGTGACCGGTCGATGCGCGCCGACCGGCTGGCCGACGTCACCGGGTACCGTCCGCCCTCCTGGCCGGAGATGGTCCGGTCGCTGTACGCCGCCCGGGCCCGCTGGGCCGGCGCCCCGGCCGAGGTGGACCGGCGACACCTCGTGGTCTGA